The Pyrus communis chromosome 8, drPyrComm1.1, whole genome shotgun sequence region GTCGGTCTGATATGGAGGTGCAAATGGAGAATGGGACTGATGCGGGTGATGGATCTGAATTGGAGGAGCAAATGGTTAATGGGACTAAAGTGGGTGACGGGGATCAATTGGAGGAACAAACTAGGAAGGAGGCTAATGTGACTGGTGACCCTGAATTGGAAGCACAAATGATGAGTGGAGCTAGTCTGATTGATAGGTCCGAGCCAGAATCACAAACTGTTAATGGGACTAATGAGGGTGTTCGGTCACAAAGGCAGGCACAAACTACTAATGGATCTAATGTGGGCAGTCAGTCTGCATTGGAAGAGCAACCATTGAATGAGACAAATTTAGTTGATGAGTCTGAATTAGGTCCTATATCAGTTGCAGTCCCATTGAAAGAAGTTCGGGCAGGGAGCTCGCCTTGTGCGAATGGGGAACTGGATCTCAGTATTGACCATACCACGAAAGATAAAGGTACTTTTTTTTCATTAGCAGAAATTAAGGTAATCTTAGTGACAGTAACTTATGTGCGTGGATGGTGAGAGAGTGCTTTGTATTGTATTATCTGTCATCTGTTGTTCTTTTAAGTGCATGATCTTGTTCTGGGTTGTTTAGCGTTGCCAAAATACAACTTGCCAACTCGTGCATAATATAGTTATTGCAGACTTCAGTTTCGAATTattatatttctgtttttttttttttttaatttcttgtagAAAATCAGAGTGCTGTGCCTAGACACAAGCACCTTGCTCATAGACGCACTAGAGGACCAATTAGGATTGGGGATGCTGAAGATTCAAGCACAGAGGTACCAAATAGAAAATTTGGTTCCCCTTCTTCCCCTGAAGTTAACAAAGCACAAGAAGCACTTAAAACCAGTATTTCGGAGCTCCAAGAAGTAGTGATTGATCCACTTCCAGATGCATTAAGAGTGTCTGAGACCGTAAGATCTGGTTTGGCAGTGAGATCTGCAAATCATGTCAATGGAAAAGATATAGGTGCAGATAATCCATCTATTGAGAAGGGTGCTGGGCCTGTTCAATCTAATAATGATAATGTCGGAAATCTGCCATCCAGACATCAGAATGATCCTCAATCTAGTGGAATAGAAAATGATGTACCAAATCCGCCTGTTGACCAGGGGGGCACTGAGTCTGTTCAAACTGATGCTGCCAATCTTAGAAATGCTTCTCTCAATAATCAGAATAATGTTGCTCGTCCTAGCTTGATGGAACGTAATAGTACTGCCCGTACTTTTGAGGTATTTATGTTCAcgctgttttttttttgcattttattcgAGTGTGAGACCTGATTTGCTTTTATCTTTGGCAAGGGGAACATAACTAATTCCTCGTAAACGTTTTACTGAATCCATGAGTTTCTCTGCTGTTAGTTATTTTATTCAGTTTGTATTATGGTTTATTCCCTCCTGCAATTTTGTGGTTCTGGTTGCATAAATTTGTACTCCAtgttgaaaattgtttttttcaGTGGGAGGACTCAATAGATACATCACAAGAAGGAACAAAGAAAGATGCAGGCAGGCTTCACCTTCCGAGCCCAAAGAGGACTGCTGTTTCTCCATTGAAGAAGTACGGGAATATCAGATTGACTAAGAGAAGAAAAGTTAAGAGATGGAGCTTATTGGAAGAAGAAACCTTAAGGACTGGTGTACAGAAGTAAGTTGCATTCTTCTCTCTGgcctcttttttgtttccctgTTTCCCCCCTCTAAATTTCATGATTTAGATGGTCATTCGGTTGGTCCTGGTCTTGAGTCTTGACAGAATACCTGTCATTACAACTTGACTGGATAAGTAGGATCTGATATTAGTTTGAACATTATGTATGCATCTGAGTCTCATTTTTTTGGTCGTTTTCACTGAAGGTATGGAAAAGGGAACTGGAAACTTATCTTGAATAGCTACCGCGATATATTCGAAGAGAGAACTGAGGTACCCATGTTTCGTAATATATTCAATGACTTTCACCTATTCATAAGTACATTCCGTAAACAAGTTTTTCTATTCATCTGAAATGTCTCTACTTCATCAGTCAATATTGTGTCTAAGACTTTTGGGGTTACCATGTCCTTCCAGGTTGATCTAAAGGACAAGTGGAGAAACATGGAAGGGTAGCGGCACCTGTGAATAGTCTGCTCGGTTGTATTTTGGTCATCTGGTACCTTATCGGACGTGTACATTAACTTTTTACATATTTGTACAACTACAGGATGTGGATGAAAGATGTTTTTTGTAGTGTCCTTTTATCAACTAGTACTAATGTACgatagtctagtggtatttttttttcacttgtaaatgagagattttaggtttgaCTCCTATGACGTGTTTGATATTGAAACATTATGTGGCTTGACCTAAATCATCTGCTCCTTGGTGTAAATATACCAATAAAAACAAAGTCTTGCTCCACTAAGCGGGGTCGGCTATATTAATCCTAGAAGTTCATTGTGCTCGGTTTTGTGTCCCATTAAATCAATTTCCATCTCACTTTACTTCGGGAGTTCAAATTTCGCCACTTAACactttaaaactttatttttgttcCAATATGTACGATTTATATCAAGGAGTCGTAGATATGAGATGGTGTTTAAATAGAAAAACTCTGAGAAATAATTGCCAaagccaaagaaagaaaaatgcataTGATGAATTAGAATTTAGAACTCGATGAAATCGAAATCGGGCTatcatttttttgaattttcttgcCAGGACATACCCACTCTTCTTCTTCCATCAGAAAAGTCAGAAGGAAAGAACAAGGAAATCAAGTAATTTCAGATACAACAAAAACAGTAGAGGTAGTTCCGAAAGCTGACACTGCCTCGACTGTTTTATCAGCCTGACAGTACCGTGCTGTAATTCGAACCTTGCGTTGGTGACACCGGGATATTGCCGAGTAGAGGAAGAGATACGGAAGCTTCATTTTTGTGGAAAGTGTCCCATCTCTCTTTGTCCCTTGGCATGCATTTCTAAAACACAGTCTCGGCCATTTTCCCTACTCAAGTTCCTCCCGGAACCCTTTTGTCGACATGATCTCACTCGATCAGTACCCTTTGTATTTTTCTGCACTCATTTTCCGGCCGTGGGTCATTCGGTGCacgaaaatttgaattttcctGCAGCCCCTTATGACCAATGCTTGTTGTGATTGGCTCATATTATGAGTTGGCAACAATTTCATCTTAACCATGTGGAGTGCTAGCTACTTTCGGCTAAAGAAAGAGACAAAGAAAAAGGGGGACATCATTATGATGTCTAGCCCTTGATTTGTGGCTTTTACAAAGGCAAAGAATTGACCTTGTGTGATGAGCcgaaagagagaagaggagagagagaaggcgggaccttttgtttatattaaggCATTTGGTTATGCCTTTGTGAAGTGTGAAAGAGAGCATCCAAGGGGAagagcattcggctctcccatgGAAAAGGTTGAACATGGGTTGAgagaaaatcaagagagctagagtgaaaagtattctagtgaaagaactcttggggtagagtgaggctcttgggaaaattctgtgagtgggtgtacaagggatatgggattgggttatgtcgatttaactcatgtatacttgtactgttattctcatagtgaagagcaatatctctccggggATGTAggcagttttttgccgaacctcgtaaatttctctgtgtctttatttcttgtattatattttgttcaactgtgtgtgattttggtgaggttgtaatctgaatctcggttccgcactaacgaacgggtCAAGGCACAACAATGCTAACAGATAATCAGACAACGTTTTGTCACACACGTGATTGCAAGGCTCTCCAGTAGGGCAATTAACATGTGTGTTTCCTGCCCAAACAACCTAAAGGAGAAAATGTATTAACTGCAAATCTAGCCACTATGGCAAAGACTGCGGTGTCTAGGGCGGCATTCACGGTGGTGCTATTATCGATGCTTGTGACTGCTCCTTACACCGTTAATGCAACGGTAACTTGTGGTCAGGTCGTCACATTACTCACTCCATGCATCCCCTTTGGAGTGTTTGGAGGAGACGTGCCGCCAGATTGTTGTGCCGGCATAAAAGGCCTGCATGATATACAAAACACCGCGGAGGATCGAAGAACTGCGTGCAGCTGCATTCAACAAGGGGCTGCAATGATTCCAGGGTTAGATTATGACCGAGTTAACACGCTTGGGGATCGATGTGGTTCTCCTTGCCCCTACACAGTTTACCCCTCTACTAACTGCTCCGAGTAAGCCTTGTGTTAATTTATACACATGCCCGTTTTTGTTACTGAATTTTACTAGAAATTAGCATGCTAACAATACATGGATGTAATTTATTTGCAGGGTAAATTGAATAATGCCTTTGAAATCAAGCTTCCTGGAAGACTATTCCTCAAAATCTAGCTACAAGAAGGGTCACTTATTGAAAGCACAATGCTTTATTTTGTCGCAttcaattattaattatttgatcgaacaaataattaattatttgaatatgGGTAATGGTTCGTACAGATCATGTGTAATCCAAATTATGATAATAAAAactctttctttcattttattatacaaacgtttatttaaataatattgtttaaaaGAGATGTTATTGACGCtttgttaagttaatttttacGTGTTTGAAGTGCATAATGATTTTTTCGAATTGCCAATAATAGACGTCATTGTTCTATTGCTTCTGCATTTGTTTTAATTgtgaaaattatatttatatatcatttataattttgggaaatgtaaatattatttttactcAAACGTGGAGATGTTTCATGTGATTCCTCTCTCACTTCACGTGGTAGCTTTCTTCTCTCATTCTTTTCAACTTACGAAGTCCACCTCATTTagatgtaaaataaataaaacgaaAATGTAAATTACATAATTATGTACATCCTTCAATCAAGAtcgatattttattttcaaagttgaaacaaattaaataaaaaagattgtACCGTTGTGCATTTAATATAATTGTTAACCTATGTTATGTAACTG contains the following coding sequences:
- the LOC137742377 gene encoding uncharacterized protein; the protein is MDSDVDVSRWVIELLLRDREKDCIAKRVLAVAPFSDQDYRLKKTVLLRTIECEVYEASVSESILETLETIEDLDIREGISTTESMKAAYCAVATECTVKFLVGFMGKPSGKYLEAVDRIWRGRVGVLERSGRSQLVSAELRHRMDEVEAGVWDLRVSKKLSRMNTRNDALRLLAVYVKAALALLGPPFITWAIRLNVPKEVADLEADQITVANEANVGCGSEVEGQKKKGAYAGDGPELDVQMANGDSVGAGVSELENQMANRANVGGDGGSELDAQMANQANVGVRGLDLEAETENETTVGGRSDMEVQMENGTDAGDGSELEEQMVNGTKVGDGDQLEEQTRKEANVTGDPELEAQMMSGASLIDRSEPESQTVNGTNEGVRSQRQAQTTNGSNVGSQSALEEQPLNETNLVDESELGPISVAVPLKEVRAGSSPCANGELDLSIDHTTKDKENQSAVPRHKHLAHRRTRGPIRIGDAEDSSTEVPNRKFGSPSSPEVNKAQEALKTSISELQEVVIDPLPDALRVSETVRSGLAVRSANHVNGKDIGADNPSIEKGAGPVQSNNDNVGNLPSRHQNDPQSSGIENDVPNPPVDQGGTESVQTDAANLRNASLNNQNNVARPSLMERNSTARTFEWEDSIDTSQEGTKKDAGRLHLPSPKRTAVSPLKKYGNIRLTKRRKVKRWSLLEEETLRTGVQKYGKGNWKLILNSYRDIFEERTEVDLKDKWRNMEG
- the LOC137743204 gene encoding non-specific lipid-transfer protein 1-like; its protein translation is MAKTAVSRAAFTVVLLSMLVTAPYTVNATVTCGQVVTLLTPCIPFGVFGGDVPPDCCAGIKGLHDIQNTAEDRRTACSCIQQGAAMIPGLDYDRVNTLGDRCGSPCPYTVYPSTNCSE